In Micromonospora purpureochromogenes, a single window of DNA contains:
- a CDS encoding glycoside hydrolase family 43 protein yields MTSGVTTPTTTRVIHNPVLPGFHPDPSILRVGEDYYLATSTFEWYPGVRLHHSRDLVHWRPLGGLLTERRLLDLTGVGDSCGVWAPCLSYAHGRFHLVYTDVASFAGGYWDPQNYVVTAPDVTGPWSDPVPVHAHGFDPSLFHDDDGSTWLLAMRADWRPGRDSFGGIEIQRYDPLAGRLVGPPRLIFEGTTAGVTEGPHLYRRDGWYYLLTAEGGTSWEHQATVARSRSLFGPYRPDPDGPLISSHGRPELRLQKAGHGSLVETGDGRWYLAHLTGRPYTPLGNCVLGRETALQPVEWTADGWPRVRGGVPADVVAAPDLPPAPWPAEPATDDFDAPTLGPAWSTLRRPATPDWVDLAVRPSHLRIVGGQSPVGRHRPSLVARRVTDPRCALSTVLEFRPETFRQLAGITGYYNSRNWHYAYVSLDDAGEPVLAVLSCDSGRRAAYPEATVRLGRRARLGLRVVFDGPALRFSYDLGDGWRPLSPVLDATILSDEHAARAVDGEPTGWGFTGAFAGLWVQDIGADGGYADFDSATWHIGAAVD; encoded by the coding sequence ATGACCAGCGGGGTAACCACGCCCACCACCACCCGTGTGATCCACAACCCGGTGCTGCCGGGCTTCCACCCCGACCCGTCCATCCTGCGGGTGGGGGAGGACTACTACCTGGCCACCTCGACGTTCGAGTGGTACCCCGGGGTGCGGCTGCACCACTCCCGGGACCTGGTCCACTGGCGGCCGCTCGGCGGCCTCCTCACCGAGCGCCGCCTGCTCGACCTCACCGGCGTCGGCGACTCGTGCGGCGTCTGGGCGCCCTGCCTGTCGTACGCGCACGGGCGGTTCCACCTCGTCTACACCGACGTGGCCAGCTTCGCCGGCGGCTACTGGGATCCGCAGAACTACGTGGTCACCGCACCCGACGTCACCGGCCCCTGGTCGGACCCGGTGCCCGTGCACGCGCACGGCTTCGACCCGTCGCTCTTCCACGACGACGACGGCAGCACCTGGCTGCTGGCCATGCGCGCGGACTGGCGCCCCGGGCGGGACTCGTTCGGCGGCATCGAGATCCAGCGGTACGACCCGCTGGCCGGGCGGCTCGTCGGCCCGCCCCGGCTGATCTTCGAGGGCACCACCGCCGGGGTCACCGAGGGACCGCACCTCTACCGCCGCGACGGCTGGTACTACCTGCTCACGGCCGAGGGCGGCACCAGCTGGGAGCACCAGGCGACGGTGGCCCGCTCGCGGTCGCTCTTCGGTCCGTACCGGCCGGACCCGGACGGACCGCTGATCAGCTCGCACGGCCGGCCCGAGCTGCGGTTGCAGAAGGCCGGCCACGGCAGCCTGGTCGAGACCGGCGACGGCCGGTGGTACCTGGCCCACCTCACCGGCCGCCCCTACACCCCGCTGGGCAACTGCGTGCTGGGCCGGGAGACCGCCCTGCAACCGGTCGAGTGGACCGCCGACGGGTGGCCCCGGGTGCGCGGGGGCGTACCCGCTGACGTGGTGGCCGCCCCCGACCTGCCGCCGGCGCCGTGGCCGGCGGAGCCGGCGACCGATGACTTCGACGCCCCCACCCTCGGGCCGGCCTGGTCCACCCTGCGCCGCCCGGCGACCCCGGACTGGGTCGACCTCGCCGTCCGTCCCTCCCACCTGCGGATCGTCGGCGGCCAGTCACCGGTCGGGCGGCACCGGCCCAGCCTGGTCGCCCGCCGGGTAACCGACCCGCGCTGCGCCCTGTCCACCGTGCTGGAGTTCCGGCCGGAGACCTTCCGCCAGCTGGCCGGGATCACCGGCTACTACAACAGCCGCAACTGGCACTACGCCTACGTCAGCCTGGACGACGCGGGAGAGCCGGTGCTGGCGGTGCTCAGCTGCGACTCCGGCCGGCGCGCGGCGTACCCGGAGGCGACCGTGCGGCTGGGGCGGCGCGCGCGGCTCGGACTGCGGGTGGTCTTCGACGGGCCGGCCCTGCGGTTCTCCTACGACCTCGGCGACGGGTGGCGGCCCCTGTCGCCCGTGCTCGACGCCACCATCCTCTCCGACGAGCACGCGGCCCGCGCGGTGGACGGTGAGCCGACGGGTTGGGGCTTCACCGGGGCGTTCGCCGGCCTCTGGGTGCAGGACATCGGCGCCGACGGCGGGTACGCCGACTTCGACTCGGCCACCTGGCACATCGGCGCGGCCGTCGACTGA